The Tamandua tetradactyla isolate mTamTet1 chromosome 8, mTamTet1.pri, whole genome shotgun sequence genome includes a window with the following:
- the LOC143643813 gene encoding olfactory receptor 10AG1-like, which translates to MKTEKKKAEGNVSTVMQFVLLGFSDLPDLQGLLLGVFSVIYILILLGNGLIVIITRLDPALHKPMYFFLANFSSLEICYMSVTVPRTLVSLWTQDRSISFLGCATQMCFFLILEATECFLLAVMAYDRYVAICDPLRYPLVMSQKVCVQLAIGSWVCGIPVQIGQTCQVFSLPFCGSNRVNHFLCDIPPILRLACGDTSAQEVSVYLVAVLFVAVPFILILASYSKIISTILRLPTAQSRAKAFSTCSSHLLVVVLFFGSATITYLRPKSNRSAGTDKLLSLFYTILTPMFNPMIYSLRNKDVIAALKKIVP; encoded by the coding sequence atgaaaactgagaagaaaaaagcagaaggaaatgtTTCCACAGTGATGCAATTTGTACTCCTGGGATTTTCTGACCTTCCAGATCTCCAAGGGCTTCTCCTTGGTGTGTTCTCCGTGATTTACATCCTTATTTTACTTGGAAATGGACTCATAGTCATAATAACCAGGCTTGACCCTGCGCTGCACAaacccatgtattttttcctggCAAATTTTTCCTCCTTGGAAATCTGCTACATGTCAGTCACTGTCCCCAGGACTCTGGTGAGCCTCTGGACTCAGGACAGAAGCATTTCTTTCTTGGGCTGTGCCACCCAAATGTGCTTCTTCCTTATTCTGGAGGCCACTGAGTGCTTCCTCCTGGccgtgatggcctatgaccgctatgtggccatctgtgaCCCTCTGCGCTATCCTCTAGTCATGAGCCAAAAGGTGTGTGTGCAGCTGGCCATCGGCTCTTGGGTCTGTGGGATCCCTGTCCAGATCGGGCAAACGTGTCAGGTGTTCTCTCTGCCTTTCTGTGGTTCTAACCGAGTCAACCACTTCCTCTGTGACATCCCCCCCATTCTCAGGCTGGCCTGTGGGGACACTTCTGCACAAGAGGTATCTGTCTATTTAGTAGCTGTGCTGTTTGTTGCAGTCCCTTTTATATTGATTCTTGCTTCCTACAGCAAAATCATCTCCACCATTCTGAGGTTGCCCACAGCCCAAAGCCGGGCCAAAGCCTTTTCCACATGTTCTTCCCACCTGCTGGTTGTGGTTTTATTCTTTGGATCTGCTACCATCACCTATCTAAGGCCCAAATCCAATCGCTCTGCAGGAACTGACAAGCTGCTCTCACTTTTCTACACCATCCTGACTCCGATGTTTAATCCCATGATATACAGCCTCAGGAACAAGGATGTTATAGCTGCACTCAAAAAAATTGTTCCTTAA